A genomic segment from Truepera sp. encodes:
- a CDS encoding enoyl-CoA hydratase/isomerase family protein has product MPGSTEGPITTKREGNVLVLTLARPEQRNALSRPLRAELAAALEDARHDPSVRALVITGAGTAFCAGLDLGELEGTLAMDEAAHHADSEALAELFLSLLAFPKPVVAAVNGPAVAGGAGLVSACDLAVMAESARIGYTEARIGFVAALVGVLLMRQVGEKHARDLLLSARLVDASEAHRMGLVNEVVADEHVLKSAMARAAALARNAPGSLALTKRLFLEASGMRLSDAMRRAVELNVKARVGDELAEGVRAFLEKREPAWRE; this is encoded by the coding sequence ATGCCCGGCTCTACCGAAGGCCCCATCACAACGAAGCGAGAAGGCAACGTTCTGGTGCTCACCCTCGCCCGCCCGGAGCAGCGCAACGCCCTCTCCAGGCCCCTTCGCGCCGAACTTGCCGCAGCGCTGGAGGACGCCAGGCATGACCCGTCGGTACGCGCGCTGGTGATCACGGGCGCGGGCACCGCGTTCTGCGCCGGCCTGGACCTGGGCGAGTTGGAGGGCACGCTGGCGATGGACGAGGCGGCCCACCACGCCGACTCCGAAGCGCTGGCCGAGCTGTTCCTCTCGCTGTTAGCGTTCCCGAAGCCCGTCGTGGCGGCCGTGAACGGTCCCGCAGTAGCGGGCGGCGCCGGGCTCGTCTCCGCCTGCGACCTCGCCGTCATGGCGGAGAGCGCGCGCATCGGCTACACGGAGGCCAGGATCGGCTTCGTCGCCGCCCTGGTGGGCGTGCTGCTAATGCGTCAGGTGGGTGAGAAGCACGCACGCGACCTGCTGCTCAGCGCGCGTCTGGTGGACGCCTCGGAGGCCCACCGCATGGGCCTCGTGAACGAGGTGGTGGCCGACGAGCACGTGCTCAAGTCGGCCATGGCGCGGGCGGCGGCGCTGGCGCGCAACGCGCCCGGGTCGCTGGCCCTGACCAAGCGCCTCTTCCTCGAGGCGAGCGGCATGCGGTTGTCCGACGCCATGCGCCGGGCCGTGGAACTCAACGTCAAAGCCCGCGTTGGCGACGAGCTGGCCGAGGGCGTGCGCGCGTTCCTCGAGAAGCGCGAGCCGGCCTGGCGGGAGTAG
- a CDS encoding ABC transporter ATP-binding protein, which yields MSESHFALAAHELHKAYHLGDEVITALDGVTLEVVEREFVAVMGPSGSGKSTLLHMLGLLDQPDAGTVEVAGRPTSGLNDDELTGLRRDRLGFLFQSFELIPNLSARENILLPSEVAGRLGPARERLKELAAQLSIGDRLDHRPRQLSGGQRQRVALARALINDPAVVLADEPTGNLDTKTGSEVLGLLRHGVDASGWTVVMVTHDPAAALVADRIVFLRDGRVAGETRTEDADSRQVIDTFLAS from the coding sequence ATGTCTGAGTCCCATTTCGCCCTGGCGGCCCATGAGCTGCACAAGGCCTACCACCTCGGCGACGAGGTCATCACGGCGCTGGACGGCGTCACCCTCGAGGTCGTCGAGCGCGAGTTCGTGGCGGTCATGGGCCCCAGCGGCAGCGGCAAGAGCACCCTGCTTCACATGCTGGGGCTGCTCGACCAGCCCGACGCCGGCACGGTAGAGGTGGCGGGCCGCCCGACCTCGGGCCTGAACGACGACGAGCTCACCGGCCTGCGGCGCGACCGGTTGGGCTTCCTCTTCCAGTCGTTCGAGCTCATCCCGAACCTGAGCGCGCGGGAGAACATCCTGCTCCCGTCGGAGGTCGCCGGGAGGCTGGGACCCGCACGCGAGCGCTTGAAGGAGCTCGCTGCTCAACTGAGCATCGGCGATCGCCTCGATCACCGTCCCAGGCAACTGTCCGGCGGTCAGCGGCAGCGCGTGGCGTTGGCGCGGGCGCTCATCAACGACCCTGCAGTGGTCCTGGCCGACGAGCCGACCGGCAACCTCGACACCAAGACCGGATCGGAGGTGCTGGGCCTCCTGCGTCACGGCGTGGACGCATCGGGCTGGACGGTCGTGATGGTGACTCACGACCCCGCGGCAGCGCTGGTGGCCGACCGCATCGTGTTCCTGCGCGACGGCCGCGTGGCGGGTGAGACGCGCACCGAGGACGCCGACTCCCGCCAGGTGATCGACACCTTCCTGGCGAGCTGA
- a CDS encoding D-alanine--D-alanine ligase family protein, translating into MKRVPRVLLLCGGRSAEHDVSLASARAVLSAAADLDVTPLVIGPEGLLLSAAASRAALAARPGNAPASRAPDPAGPLALETASLASLPGGFDVVFPLLHGPYGEDGRVQGLLDVMGLPYVGSGVLGSALGMDKVAMKAMFASHGLPQVAYEAVTRHEWRTAPGATSERLARLGYPLFVKPANLGSSIGINKASGPAELGAALAAALGHDRRAIVEAAAVGARELEVAVLGNDSPEASLVGEIRYDDGFYDYATKYTDGLAELVIPAELPPPVAEACASMALRAFRAIDARGLARVDFFYLPETGELLLNEINTMPGFTLHSMYPKLWEAAGVGFGELVRKLVDLALERD; encoded by the coding sequence GTGAAGCGGGTCCCGCGGGTCCTGCTCCTCTGCGGCGGGCGCTCCGCCGAGCACGACGTCAGTCTGGCCTCGGCGCGCGCCGTCCTTAGCGCTGCCGCCGACCTCGACGTCACCCCACTGGTGATCGGGCCTGAGGGCCTGCTCCTGAGCGCCGCCGCGTCGCGGGCGGCGCTCGCGGCGCGGCCCGGGAACGCCCCTGCCTCTCGAGCACCCGACCCGGCGGGGCCTCTGGCGCTGGAAACCGCGAGCCTCGCGTCGCTGCCGGGTGGCTTCGACGTCGTGTTTCCGCTGCTCCACGGGCCGTACGGGGAGGACGGTCGTGTGCAGGGCTTGCTCGACGTCATGGGCTTGCCCTACGTGGGCTCGGGCGTCCTCGGCAGCGCCCTCGGCATGGACAAGGTGGCTATGAAGGCGATGTTCGCCAGCCACGGGCTGCCCCAGGTGGCCTACGAGGCCGTAACGCGCCACGAGTGGCGCACCGCGCCAGGCGCAACGAGCGAGCGCCTCGCCCGCCTGGGGTACCCCCTCTTCGTGAAGCCCGCCAACCTCGGCTCGAGCATCGGCATAAACAAGGCGAGCGGGCCCGCCGAGCTCGGCGCGGCGCTGGCGGCGGCCCTGGGCCATGACCGCCGGGCGATCGTCGAGGCGGCAGCCGTGGGTGCGCGCGAGTTGGAGGTAGCCGTCCTCGGCAACGACTCGCCCGAGGCCAGCCTGGTGGGCGAGATCCGCTACGACGACGGCTTCTACGATTACGCGACGAAGTACACGGACGGCCTTGCCGAGCTCGTGATCCCGGCCGAGCTGCCACCCCCGGTCGCCGAGGCGTGCGCCAGCATGGCGCTGCGGGCTTTCCGGGCGATAGACGCCCGCGGCCTCGCGCGGGTCGACTTCTTCTACCTGCCGGAGACAGGAGAGCTACTCCTCAACGAGATCAACACCATGCCCGGGTTCACGCTCCACAGCATGTACCCGAAGCTCTGGGAGGCCGCCGGCGTCGGGTTCGGGGAGCTCGTGAGGAAGCTGGTGGACCTGGCGCTAGAGCGAGATTGA
- a CDS encoding phage holin family protein, with protein sequence MNLLLRWALSTVALWLTVRLGVGVSLAADDLFSFLLTALVIGLVNAVVRPVMVVLTLPLTVLSLGLFLLVVNGLALAIAAAITPLELSGFGGAVLGALVLSVLNTLLARVFAPRTGVGRP encoded by the coding sequence ATGAACCTGCTGCTGCGCTGGGCCCTGTCGACCGTCGCGCTTTGGCTCACCGTCCGCCTGGGGGTAGGCGTATCGCTGGCAGCCGACGACCTCTTCTCGTTCTTACTTACGGCGCTGGTGATCGGCCTCGTCAACGCCGTGGTGCGGCCCGTCATGGTGGTGCTGACGTTGCCTCTTACCGTCTTGTCGTTGGGGCTGTTCTTGCTGGTCGTCAACGGCCTCGCGCTTGCCATAGCCGCCGCCATCACGCCGTTGGAGCTTTCCGGCTTCGGTGGCGCCGTCCTAGGCGCCCTGGTGCTCAGCGTGCTGAACACGTTGCTGGCGAGAGTTTTCGCGCCCAGGACAGGCGTTGGGCGGCCTTAA
- a CDS encoding HNH endonuclease produces the protein MRPLENINGARVLILNASFEPLHVCSVKRAVALLMHEVAERVEDSGKVLRSPNALFPVPSVIKLRRFVRGPLRQRVAFNRKNVFRRDDHTCQYCAKHTFDLTLDHVLPRSRGGPTSWENVVACCKGCNAKKRDRTPEEARLHLLRKPYAPRFMFSSAYGVMPDIDPIWERYLPNHRGKP, from the coding sequence GTGCGTCCGCTCGAGAACATCAACGGCGCCCGGGTTCTCATCCTCAACGCATCGTTCGAGCCGCTGCACGTGTGCTCGGTCAAGCGGGCCGTGGCCCTCCTGATGCACGAGGTGGCCGAGCGGGTAGAGGACTCGGGCAAGGTGTTGCGCTCGCCGAACGCGCTCTTCCCCGTGCCCAGCGTCATCAAGCTGCGCCGCTTCGTGAGGGGACCGCTCCGCCAACGGGTCGCGTTCAACCGCAAGAACGTCTTCCGGCGCGACGACCACACTTGCCAGTACTGCGCCAAACACACCTTCGACCTGACCCTCGACCACGTCCTACCGCGCAGCCGCGGCGGTCCCACCTCGTGGGAGAACGTGGTGGCCTGCTGCAAGGGCTGCAACGCCAAGAAGCGCGACCGCACGCCGGAGGAGGCGCGCCTGCACCTGCTCAGGAAGCCCTACGCGCCACGCTTCATGTTCTCGAGCGCCTACGGCGTCATGCCCGACATCGACCCCATCTGGGAGCGTTACCTGCCGAACCACCGTGGCAAGCCTTGA
- a CDS encoding MMPL family transporter, translated as MFAALARLVSRYPRWVLTAWLVVAAAALPFTTRVGEVLNAQPDAPKQGNAALVRDKLATAFAASEESSMVAVAHGVRVHAGTPEYAAALDVVTAGIAAVDGVAYVRDYRSASGLKLLDEDDDFSVMLIGLETQDLSTAKAVTMNVRRVLDDSADLRFDLSGGPATIIELEQVSQRDARRAEIFGLPISLLILLVAFGAVVASLLPLLSAVTSIVVSLATLFFLGHLMEFAVFTETIVTMLGLATGIDYALLMVNRFREELRSTFDARIAAAQTAATAGKAVAFSGLTVIVALTALLVPPVAFIRSIGVGTMVVLCVSVLVAITAVPASLALLGHRVNWLRVSRREPGLRSRAFWRARAVHIMQRPWFWSITGVTALVLLALPALRMQVADPGARGLTTATDARRTLAALEDLGLEGLLNPFDVLIDFGQEGFYQPANVRKTSLLTQELRELPRIAGVTSPMALESIPRLFLYQYYATPEVALSSEIAPLARATISRDGRYALARLVPSGALTPSEGGEVYRGIQRALEDVGLKATIGGVYVQGTEWTHALYGSLPLALALVALFTAVLLGWAFRSLLIPIKAVLLNALTVGATFGVLTLVFQDGVFAKLFGVGEVLGYIDTSAPLFIFAIVFGLSMDYEVFMVARIREAHERGMSDHDAVATALSTTGGVITSAAAIMVTVFALLLPSHVELIRTLGLGLTVAIVLDATLVRLTLVPSVMTLAGRWNWWLPGPLARVADRRDRT; from the coding sequence ATGTTCGCCGCACTGGCCCGGCTCGTCTCGCGTTATCCCCGTTGGGTTCTGACGGCGTGGCTGGTCGTGGCGGCAGCAGCACTGCCGTTCACGACCCGCGTGGGCGAGGTCCTGAACGCCCAGCCCGACGCGCCGAAGCAGGGCAACGCCGCCCTCGTCCGCGACAAGCTCGCCACGGCCTTCGCCGCGTCGGAGGAGTCCTCGATGGTGGCCGTGGCTCACGGGGTCCGGGTTCACGCGGGAACGCCCGAGTACGCCGCGGCTCTGGACGTCGTCACGGCGGGGATAGCCGCCGTCGATGGTGTGGCGTACGTGCGCGACTACAGGAGCGCGAGCGGCCTGAAGCTGCTCGACGAGGACGACGACTTCTCCGTCATGCTCATCGGGCTCGAAACGCAAGACCTGAGCACCGCGAAGGCCGTCACCATGAACGTCCGGCGGGTATTGGACGACTCCGCCGACCTGCGCTTCGACCTCTCCGGCGGGCCGGCCACGATAATCGAACTCGAGCAGGTGAGCCAGCGCGATGCGCGCCGAGCCGAGATCTTCGGCCTCCCGATCTCGCTGCTCATCCTGCTGGTGGCCTTCGGGGCCGTCGTGGCATCGCTGCTGCCGCTCCTGAGCGCCGTCACCTCGATAGTGGTGTCGCTGGCCACCCTCTTCTTCCTGGGCCACCTGATGGAGTTCGCGGTGTTCACCGAGACGATAGTCACCATGCTGGGGCTGGCGACGGGGATCGATTACGCGCTCCTGATGGTGAACCGCTTCAGGGAGGAGTTGAGGAGCACCTTCGACGCCCGCATAGCGGCGGCGCAGACCGCCGCAACCGCGGGAAAGGCGGTGGCGTTCAGCGGCCTCACCGTCATCGTCGCGCTGACGGCGCTGTTGGTGCCGCCCGTTGCCTTCATCCGCTCCATCGGGGTGGGCACGATGGTGGTCTTGTGCGTGAGCGTGCTGGTGGCGATCACCGCGGTGCCGGCCAGCCTGGCCCTGCTGGGCCACCGCGTGAACTGGCTGCGGGTGAGCCGGCGCGAGCCGGGGCTGCGCTCACGGGCCTTCTGGCGTGCGCGAGCGGTGCACATAATGCAGCGACCATGGTTCTGGTCCATCACGGGGGTCACCGCGCTGGTCCTTCTCGCGCTGCCCGCCTTACGCATGCAGGTGGCCGACCCTGGGGCGCGCGGACTGACGACGGCCACCGACGCCCGCCGCACCCTCGCCGCACTCGAAGACCTGGGCCTGGAAGGGCTCCTGAACCCGTTCGACGTGCTGATCGACTTCGGTCAGGAGGGCTTCTACCAGCCGGCGAACGTGCGCAAGACGTCGCTCCTGACGCAAGAGCTACGCGAGCTGCCGCGGATCGCCGGCGTCACCTCGCCCATGGCGCTGGAGAGCATTCCACGCCTCTTCTTGTATCAGTACTACGCGACGCCTGAGGTGGCGCTGAGCAGCGAGATCGCGCCGTTGGCACGCGCCACCATCAGCCGCGACGGCCGCTACGCGCTCGCGCGCCTGGTCCCGAGCGGCGCCCTCACGCCCTCCGAGGGCGGTGAGGTCTACCGCGGGATCCAGCGGGCGCTGGAGGACGTCGGGCTGAAGGCGACGATCGGCGGCGTCTACGTGCAAGGGACTGAGTGGACTCACGCGCTATACGGCTCCCTCCCGCTCGCCCTGGCACTGGTGGCGCTCTTCACGGCAGTTCTCCTGGGCTGGGCGTTCCGCTCGCTGCTCATCCCCATCAAGGCAGTGCTGCTGAACGCGCTCACGGTGGGCGCGACGTTCGGGGTCCTCACGCTCGTCTTCCAGGACGGCGTCTTCGCCAAACTCTTCGGCGTCGGCGAGGTCCTGGGGTACATAGACACGTCCGCGCCCCTCTTCATCTTCGCCATCGTCTTCGGCCTGAGCATGGACTACGAGGTCTTCATGGTGGCCCGCATCCGCGAGGCGCACGAGCGCGGGATGTCGGATCACGATGCCGTGGCCACGGCCCTCTCGACCACTGGCGGCGTCATCACGAGCGCGGCCGCCATCATGGTCACCGTGTTCGCGCTGCTACTGCCCTCGCACGTCGAGCTCATCCGCACCCTGGGCCTGGGCCTGACGGTGGCGATCGTACTCGACGCCACCCTCGTCCGGCTTACCCTCGTGCCTTCCGTGATGACCCTTGCCGGACGCTGGAACTGGTGGCTGCCCGGGCCGCTGGCCCGCGTCGCCGACCGCCGCGACCGCACCTGA
- a CDS encoding LEA type 2 family protein: protein MRPAIAAMLLVLLGACAPGAAVLSPPSFTLDASKSGFVSIDPPGVGDGTALFRLALTVTNPNPVGVRLSGLDGALFLREARAASTSFRGGIDLPANKSAPLILDVRVPLGAAPALLDTIANFVAGGATPYRFDAGVTIDVFGAPQRFPTFTIVRGELAPPGGLPAPRLTLLGSQLRFESVNSVVIELNAELANPGLIGYQAQVPELVLSVGGAQAATASLPKVAVPSGGVAPVTLTFRFDPLSLGTAIAAQVQAASAGVGGLSVQLNGGWRLEAPGIVTTSLEPTSLLRDVLR from the coding sequence ATGCGGCCGGCGATCGCGGCCATGCTACTCGTGCTCCTGGGCGCATGCGCCCCGGGCGCGGCGGTGCTGTCGCCGCCCAGCTTCACGCTCGACGCGTCCAAGTCGGGGTTCGTGAGCATCGACCCTCCCGGAGTCGGCGACGGCACGGCACTGTTCCGTTTGGCCCTCACCGTCACTAACCCGAACCCCGTCGGGGTGCGGCTGTCGGGGCTCGACGGGGCCCTGTTCTTGCGAGAAGCACGGGCCGCCTCCACGTCGTTCCGGGGCGGTATAGACCTGCCGGCCAACAAGTCGGCGCCACTCATCCTCGACGTGAGGGTTCCGCTCGGTGCGGCCCCTGCGCTGCTCGACACCATCGCCAACTTCGTGGCGGGCGGCGCCACGCCTTACCGCTTCGATGCGGGCGTCACCATCGACGTTTTCGGGGCCCCACAGCGCTTCCCGACGTTCACCATCGTGCGCGGCGAGCTGGCGCCACCGGGCGGCCTACCCGCGCCCCGGCTCACCCTGCTCGGCTCGCAACTGCGCTTCGAGTCGGTCAACAGCGTCGTCATCGAACTCAATGCCGAGCTGGCCAACCCCGGGCTCATCGGCTACCAGGCGCAAGTGCCCGAGCTCGTCCTCAGCGTCGGCGGCGCGCAGGCCGCGACGGCCTCCCTGCCGAAAGTGGCCGTCCCGAGTGGTGGAGTGGCGCCCGTGACCCTCACCTTCAGATTCGACCCACTCTCGCTGGGAACGGCCATCGCCGCGCAGGTGCAGGCCGCGTCCGCCGGCGTGGGCGGGTTGAGCGTGCAGTTGAACGGGGGTTGGCGCCTGGAGGCACCCGGGATCGTGACGACCTCACTGGAGCCGACGTCGCTGCTCCGTGACGTCTTGAGGTGA